A DNA window from Nitrospirota bacterium contains the following coding sequences:
- the pilQ gene encoding type IV pilus secretin PilQ gives MGLPRKGIGLLAVVFVLSLSLFFLAACASRFSVKEKTPEERAGAKVIKAVDIYDYAVRFTISSDFDYTVARDSDPFKIFVELKGVEPGRFTERLISKKDGISEINFQTKPGHVVSTIAEITLQAPLETTHFVSGGVLTINVSKQAGGDKTAGANSDFDGLMEKVSSEQAEPALKKASSVTDVQFKHEDGAVQVVIKGDGKMVPEVSKYDDRLVIDIAGVDLSAITPDKVAAPVRSFNWSKKRGGVRIEMVLDSGTSSKVLSGPDSLTVSLTTADMAEASVNKAFEMPSTQMDDSKTAVGRKLTPPVSPTVTPLQTEQVSSETSKPAINSCSGKPLPCNSQSTLVLDFQNADVVSVFRLLAQESGCNIVVDTGVKGTTTMQVKDALWYEIMQLILKTNSPALGCDVQGNIIRIATRSTLDAEQKQENEVAKSQKELKDIKEESEDLVTKIFHINYAKVDDVKAFLKTQENNMLSKRGTITSDARTGSLIIRDVARVMDEIDKMIKRLDKPTAQILIEARIVEVSNNVLDTLGVSWGGYQKYNSKDGWKLGTGVAGQGSLSGNSYLADLPTAVSGVSSSIIMGFLNALGTLGLDLKLQALESADKGKILTSPRVLTMDNQKATISQGESIPYPQISTSGGASVVSAAFKDVTVNISVTPQVTPDNSIILTVTISKEDYVSMTSIGGSDAPRTKKISEDTKALIKNGETLVLGGIFKQDLKESDEGTKWLKDIPILGWLFKTDTVTKNNSEFLIFITPRILNRETEDGTSG, from the coding sequence ATGGGTTTACCACGAAAAGGTATCGGATTATTAGCTGTGGTGTTTGTGTTGTCATTATCTTTGTTTTTTTTGGCTGCTTGTGCATCCAGATTTAGCGTTAAAGAAAAAACGCCGGAGGAACGAGCTGGCGCAAAAGTGATTAAAGCTGTTGATATATATGATTATGCCGTAAGGTTTACAATCTCTTCGGACTTTGATTACACGGTGGCAAGAGACAGCGATCCTTTCAAAATATTTGTTGAATTAAAGGGAGTAGAGCCGGGCCGCTTTACGGAACGTCTTATATCTAAAAAAGATGGAATATCTGAGATAAATTTCCAAACAAAACCCGGACATGTTGTTTCCACAATAGCGGAAATAACCCTGCAGGCTCCTCTTGAGACAACCCACTTTGTAAGCGGTGGCGTATTGACTATAAACGTCTCAAAACAAGCCGGGGGAGACAAAACGGCAGGAGCTAACTCCGATTTTGACGGCCTTATGGAAAAGGTAAGCTCTGAGCAAGCAGAACCTGCTCTTAAAAAGGCCAGCAGTGTAACAGACGTACAGTTTAAGCATGAGGACGGCGCCGTACAGGTGGTCATTAAGGGAGATGGTAAGATGGTTCCTGAGGTTTCAAAGTACGACGACCGTCTTGTTATTGACATTGCAGGGGTTGATTTGAGTGCCATAACGCCCGATAAGGTGGCTGCCCCCGTCAGAAGCTTTAACTGGAGCAAAAAACGCGGTGGTGTTCGGATTGAAATGGTACTTGACAGCGGAACCAGCTCCAAGGTGTTATCGGGCCCTGACAGTCTTACTGTGTCTTTAACAACGGCTGATATGGCTGAGGCCTCAGTAAACAAAGCTTTTGAAATGCCCTCAACTCAGATGGATGACTCTAAAACGGCTGTCGGCAGAAAATTAACTCCGCCTGTCTCTCCAACTGTCACCCCTTTGCAAACCGAACAGGTCTCCTCGGAGACATCAAAACCTGCAATAAATTCTTGCAGCGGCAAACCCCTGCCGTGCAACTCGCAGAGTACGTTGGTGCTGGATTTCCAAAATGCCGATGTGGTGTCGGTCTTTAGACTGCTTGCTCAGGAAAGCGGCTGTAATATTGTGGTGGACACCGGAGTTAAAGGGACAACAACCATGCAGGTGAAAGATGCCCTGTGGTACGAGATTATGCAACTTATACTTAAAACTAATTCACCAGCGCTGGGTTGTGATGTGCAAGGCAATATCATAAGAATAGCCACACGGAGCACTCTTGATGCTGAGCAGAAACAGGAGAATGAGGTAGCAAAGTCTCAAAAAGAATTAAAAGACATAAAAGAAGAGTCCGAAGACCTCGTGACAAAAATATTTCATATAAACTACGCAAAAGTTGATGACGTTAAAGCGTTCCTGAAAACTCAGGAAAACAATATGCTCTCTAAAAGAGGAACGATAACATCAGATGCCAGAACCGGCTCTTTAATCATCAGAGATGTGGCAAGAGTAATGGACGAAATAGATAAAATGATAAAGCGTCTTGACAAACCGACGGCTCAGATACTGATAGAGGCACGAATCGTGGAGGTTTCAAATAACGTGTTGGATACTCTGGGAGTAAGCTGGGGCGGTTACCAAAAGTATAATTCAAAAGACGGCTGGAAATTAGGCACTGGTGTCGCCGGACAGGGCAGTCTCAGTGGCAATTCGTATCTTGCAGATTTACCAACCGCAGTAAGCGGCGTAAGCAGTAGCATAATTATGGGATTTTTAAACGCTCTTGGCACCCTTGGCCTTGACCTCAAACTACAAGCCCTTGAGTCTGCCGATAAGGGTAAGATACTGACCAGTCCGAGGGTTTTAACAATGGATAACCAAAAGGCTACAATATCTCAGGGTGAGAGCATTCCGTATCCTCAAATATCCACCTCAGGTGGAGCAAGCGTGGTTTCAGCTGCTTTTAAAGATGTGACTGTCAACATATCAGTCACACCACAGGTGACGCCGGACAATTCCATCATACTGACTGTAACCATAAGCAAAGAGGACTATGTCAGCATGACCTCAATCGGTGGCTCTGACGCACCCAGAACAAAGAAGATATCAGAGGATACAAAAGCACTCATAAAAAATGGAGAAACACTTGTTCTCGGAGGAATATTTAAACAAGACCTAAAGGAATCTGATGAAGGAACAAAGTGGTTAAAAGATATCCCGATATTGGGTTGGTTGTTTAAAACTGACACGGTAACTAAAAACAACAGTGAATTTCTGATATTCATAACACCAAGGATTCTAAACAGAGAGACAGAGGATGGCACGTCAGGCTAA
- a CDS encoding AMIN domain-containing protein, which translates to MAVIRNAVLASLVIFLFFGCASVEKNNKGSDLVEQNSIISIDVSGLNINVVLEKPFTYEAIPQESKSIISVYLPGVASGAFKGKTITGGEGSPAVSVIGSKSVASDNITPSEDSTLKIHYVDGFTIKTLSEDNILNIKVHAIEKTDKPETAGIGQITGKLITGIELKQADGAVVFEVKGDGALVPDVFSLEGRIVVDIPGVRLAKMPKLNVQSPIKGIRHWQHKDKVRIVLDLTDKIKYDVQLLSDGFSVRLYPQGKVDVSAASNTEPEDLHKEPAIKESAAHAPDFKDHLISLDFVDADVVSVIRLISEVSGANIVLDPGVSGKITIQLRDMPWQKALDHVLETAHLGKTIENDNTIRVSRLASHEADSYAEEPEGRTIIIKDLNITLTGLGGGSKTIRRTNITSENGKLSLDLNVTVDSAKHSAKNSAKSKSKKKKHRKKKKVAA; encoded by the coding sequence GTGGCGGTAATTAGAAACGCTGTCTTAGCTTCTCTGGTGATTTTTTTGTTTTTTGGCTGTGCCTCTGTTGAAAAAAATAATAAGGGTAGTGACTTAGTTGAACAAAACTCTATTATAAGCATAGATGTTTCCGGCCTTAATATAAACGTGGTGTTAGAAAAGCCGTTTACGTATGAGGCTATACCGCAGGAGAGTAAGTCAATAATAAGTGTTTACCTGCCCGGAGTGGCCTCCGGAGCTTTTAAAGGTAAAACTATCACCGGCGGCGAGGGGTCTCCTGCAGTATCTGTTATAGGCTCTAAGAGTGTAGCTTCTGACAATATAACCCCATCTGAAGACAGCACCTTAAAGATACATTACGTTGACGGTTTTACAATTAAGACTCTGTCTGAGGACAATATCCTTAACATAAAAGTACATGCGATTGAAAAAACAGACAAACCTGAAACTGCTGGCATAGGCCAGATAACAGGCAAACTAATTACAGGCATAGAGTTAAAACAGGCAGATGGTGCCGTGGTTTTTGAGGTGAAAGGGGACGGTGCCCTTGTCCCGGATGTGTTTTCTCTTGAGGGACGAATTGTTGTTGATATTCCTGGCGTAAGACTCGCTAAAATGCCCAAACTCAACGTGCAGAGCCCGATAAAAGGAATAAGACACTGGCAGCATAAAGATAAAGTAAGGATTGTGCTGGATTTAACCGATAAGATTAAGTATGATGTACAGCTACTTAGTGACGGGTTCTCGGTGAGGCTCTACCCGCAGGGCAAGGTGGATGTGAGCGCAGCATCAAACACGGAACCGGAGGATTTGCATAAAGAGCCCGCTATAAAAGAGTCAGCGGCTCATGCGCCTGACTTTAAAGACCATCTCATATCGCTTGATTTTGTTGATGCCGATGTTGTCTCCGTTATCAGGCTTATATCTGAGGTAAGCGGCGCCAACATTGTGCTTGACCCTGGTGTAAGCGGTAAGATAACTATACAGCTTAGAGATATGCCCTGGCAAAAAGCTCTCGATCATGTCCTTGAGACTGCGCACCTTGGTAAGACAATCGAAAATGACAACACCATAAGGGTCTCCAGACTGGCAAGCCATGAAGCGGATAGCTATGCAGAGGAGCCTGAGGGGCGTACGATAATAATAAAAGACTTAAACATAACACTCACAGGGCTGGGTGGAGGCTCAAAGACGATAAGAAGGACAAATATCACATCAGAAAATGGCAAACTCTCGCTTGATTTGAATGTGACAGTGGATTCTGCAAAACATTCTGCTAAGAATTCTGCTAAGTCAAAGAGCAAAAAGAAAAAACATCGTAAGAAAAAAAAGGTAGCGGCGTAA
- the pilO gene encoding type 4a pilus biogenesis protein PilO codes for MEKVNIDIDKLPQWQKILIVVLPFILIAVPFYLVVVGPKTTEISKLQKDIKSVDEKIAKAQKQVANLPKLKEQLALAIKAYAEIKKRLPEESEISGLLKQISDECKLSGLAIGRWEPQGKSEHPSGILFETRVKIDMRGTYHQLGDFLSRLTSLERIVNVSQIVLSPGGDVLSINLNASTFTSKPEPEGN; via the coding sequence GTGGAAAAGGTAAATATAGATATTGATAAACTGCCTCAGTGGCAGAAAATATTGATTGTGGTTTTACCTTTTATCCTCATAGCAGTACCATTTTATCTTGTGGTGGTGGGTCCAAAGACCACAGAGATAAGCAAACTGCAAAAGGATATAAAAAGTGTGGATGAGAAAATAGCAAAGGCTCAGAAGCAGGTCGCTAACCTTCCTAAGCTTAAAGAACAGTTGGCTCTGGCCATTAAAGCGTATGCTGAGATAAAAAAACGGCTGCCAGAGGAAAGTGAGATATCGGGTCTTTTGAAGCAGATATCCGATGAGTGTAAACTCTCTGGCCTTGCCATAGGCAGATGGGAGCCGCAGGGCAAGTCGGAGCACCCAAGCGGAATACTGTTTGAGACACGTGTTAAGATTGACATGAGGGGCACATACCACCAACTGGGTGATTTCCTGAGCAGACTGACGTCCCTTGAAAGAATAGTAAATGTATCCCAGATTGTCCTGTCACCTGGTGGTGATGTTTTAAGCATAAACTTAAACGCAAGCACATTTACGTCTAAACCGGAACCGGAGGGAAACTGA
- a CDS encoding PilN domain-containing protein yields MIKINLLPLDGKARRRKKAAAPVPMALVLLIVVFLVSSGAALYTYFYLSGKVTKMKKDKAHKDILLKDLNDKLGEVKKLGEKQKKIEDNIKVLGQLTAAQSLPVKVLDDLCKLLPENVWFTKLDITGNLLKIEGKALSNDDVVIFVENLKQSSRFKDTVLRRAVLGSTVEGINSVDFAIDTTINQDEPKTDATQGVGKQ; encoded by the coding sequence ATGATAAAAATAAACCTTCTTCCACTTGATGGGAAAGCAAGGAGAAGGAAAAAGGCAGCGGCACCAGTGCCAATGGCTTTGGTGTTGCTGATTGTTGTGTTTTTAGTGTCCTCAGGGGCCGCTCTATATACGTATTTTTACCTTTCAGGGAAGGTCACTAAAATGAAAAAAGACAAGGCTCATAAAGATATCTTGCTTAAGGACTTAAATGACAAATTAGGCGAGGTCAAAAAACTTGGTGAAAAACAGAAAAAGATAGAGGATAACATAAAGGTCCTTGGGCAGTTGACAGCAGCTCAAAGCCTTCCGGTAAAAGTGCTCGACGACCTGTGTAAATTGCTGCCGGAAAATGTTTGGTTTACAAAGTTGGATATAACAGGTAACTTGCTAAAAATTGAGGGGAAAGCCCTGTCTAATGACGATGTGGTTATTTTTGTCGAAAACCTCAAACAATCAAGCCGCTTCAAAGACACCGTGCTGCGCAGAGCAGTATTAGGTTCAACGGTTGAGGGCATAAATTCCGTTGATTTTGCAATTGATACAACAATAAACCAGGATGAGCCCAAAACTGACGCAACGCAAGGAGTTGGTAAACAGTAG
- the pilM gene encoding type IV pilus assembly protein PilM, translated as MFDLLGSKSLLGLDIGSSCIKAVQLKETREGYELEQFDYVEIAPSVIVEDSIADSAKLVEAIKELIKKIRIKSKNVVISLSGHSSVIIKKIMLPEMTEDVLNENIRYEAEQYVPFGIEDVNLDYQILGPAEEQGQIDVVLVAVKKDFLNGYVNAVRESGLNPVIVDVDAFALENMFELNYKVKGEEPKNIAIIDVGASKTTLTILKNGVSVFTKDSSIGSILHTESLMREFKLPYETAERLKRGESVEGVSPEDVKSVLLSANDQIIMEIRRSLDYFSDSPEMEAIDEIMTGGGGSLVYGFRDGLSERTGYHVTAANPFKNIKIPKSFDLRQLDAISSLALVAVGLSTRKIGDR; from the coding sequence ATGTTTGATTTACTGGGCAGTAAGTCGCTCCTGGGGCTAGACATAGGCTCCTCTTGTATTAAGGCTGTGCAGTTGAAAGAGACACGGGAGGGATATGAGTTAGAGCAGTTTGATTACGTGGAAATTGCCCCGTCTGTGATAGTGGAGGATTCTATTGCAGACAGCGCCAAGCTTGTGGAGGCAATAAAGGAACTCATTAAAAAGATCCGCATAAAGAGCAAAAATGTAGTAATATCACTTTCTGGCCATTCCTCAGTTATAATTAAAAAAATAATGCTGCCTGAGATGACTGAAGATGTACTAAATGAAAATATTCGCTATGAGGCCGAGCAGTATGTGCCGTTTGGCATAGAGGATGTAAACCTTGATTACCAGATACTGGGACCTGCCGAGGAACAAGGGCAGATAGATGTTGTGCTGGTAGCCGTAAAGAAGGATTTTTTAAACGGCTATGTAAATGCTGTAAGAGAGTCAGGCCTCAACCCCGTAATTGTGGATGTGGATGCCTTTGCACTGGAAAACATGTTTGAGCTTAATTACAAAGTTAAGGGAGAGGAACCTAAAAACATTGCAATAATAGACGTAGGAGCATCAAAGACGACGTTAACTATACTGAAAAACGGGGTATCGGTCTTTACTAAGGACAGCTCAATCGGCAGTATATTACACACGGAGTCCCTCATGAGAGAGTTTAAACTGCCTTATGAGACAGCCGAGCGCCTGAAGCGCGGGGAGTCTGTGGAGGGGGTATCGCCTGAGGACGTTAAATCGGTGCTTTTGAGTGCTAACGATCAGATTATCATGGAGATACGCAGATCACTGGATTATTTCAGCGACTCCCCTGAGATGGAGGCCATAGATGAGATTATGACAGGCGGCGGCGGCAGTCTTGTGTATGGGTTCAGAGACGGGCTCTCTGAGCGTACAGGCTATCATGTAACGGCTGCTAATCCATTTAAAAATATAAAAATCCCGAAAAGCTTTGACCTAAGGCAACTGGATGCAATATCGTCATTAGCTCTGGTAGCTGTGGGCCTCTCTACAAGGAAAATCGGCGACAGATGA
- the truB gene encoding tRNA pseudouridine(55) synthase TruB: MDLVINLNKPSGITSHSAIQRLKYAIKAKKVGHAGTLDPLAEGVLIVMAGRATKLSGYFTGFNKEYVATIKLGTATDTLDREGRVIRETPVAADVSERIETALSRFTGTIEQTPPMFSALKLNGQPLYKLARQGIEIERAKRTVTIYELQLVGFESPFLTIRVLCSKGTYIRALASDLAEELGTCGHIHSLMRTRIGNFTINDSFQLQTTETENRGIYSMDRALSHLDEITLDEHDMRDFLNGKITKILPASDTGDIFYKVKDSSGALIAIAKMHDNGIRLQTLLSSRQNS; this comes from the coding sequence ATGGATTTGGTGATAAACCTTAATAAACCCTCAGGCATAACAAGCCACAGCGCTATACAGAGGCTAAAGTATGCTATAAAAGCAAAAAAAGTGGGACATGCCGGCACACTGGATCCCTTAGCCGAGGGCGTACTTATTGTAATGGCTGGCAGAGCGACAAAACTCTCAGGGTACTTTACCGGTTTTAATAAAGAATACGTGGCAACAATTAAGCTTGGCACTGCTACAGATACCCTCGACAGAGAGGGGCGGGTAATCAGGGAGACGCCTGTAGCCGCTGATGTCTCAGAGCGTATAGAGACAGCGCTCAGCCGCTTTACCGGCACAATAGAGCAAACGCCGCCCATGTTTTCCGCTCTTAAGTTAAATGGGCAGCCACTTTACAAACTTGCCCGGCAGGGCATTGAGATTGAAAGAGCCAAACGCACCGTAACCATATACGAACTTCAACTGGTTGGTTTTGAAAGTCCTTTTTTAACCATCCGGGTGCTCTGCTCCAAAGGAACATATATCAGAGCGCTTGCCTCGGATTTAGCAGAGGAACTGGGAACCTGTGGACACATACATAGTCTTATGCGAACACGGATAGGGAACTTTACAATTAACGACTCATTCCAATTACAAACAACTGAGACTGAAAACAGGGGGATTTATTCGATGGATAGAGCACTGTCCCATCTTGATGAGATAACACTAGATGAACATGATATGAGAGACTTCTTAAATGGCAAAATTACTAAAATTTTACCGGCCTCCGATACCGGTGATATTTTTTACAAGGTCAAAGATTCCAGTGGAGCACTGATTGCAATTGCTAAAATGCACGACAATGGGATAAGACTACAGACATTGCTCAGCAGCAGACAAAATAGTTAA
- a CDS encoding bifunctional oligoribonuclease/PAP phosphatase NrnA, whose product MNPPENLIKEIQAAQRFYIVPHVFPDGDAVGSALALAEALESLGKEASVKSRDPLPVQYRFMQKAERFSNDFNFPEAQSSVLIIVDCNTIERTGLKDVKFKKTLVIDHHLMGDLDYETVTEATPADADTNHFSDAHWIVSKSPATGLLIYYLLDALSVKITESMAENMYLAISFDTGTFRYSNTSADSLVVSAKLIGLGVSASYIADKLYNNWSEAKFLLFKQMMSTIEVHLASVSVAVVTDSMFKETGALGEDTENFVNFPLMVDSVKVSVFFREYSPQKWKVSLRSQGGINVAAVAGNFGGGGHKNAAGYRISGTLDEIKGMLLEKLKKAL is encoded by the coding sequence ATGAATCCACCAGAGAATCTGATTAAAGAAATTCAGGCAGCACAGCGATTTTACATAGTGCCGCATGTGTTTCCGGATGGAGACGCTGTGGGGTCAGCGCTTGCCCTTGCAGAGGCCCTTGAGTCATTGGGTAAGGAGGCGTCAGTAAAATCCAGAGACCCTCTGCCCGTCCAGTATCGCTTTATGCAAAAAGCAGAGAGATTTTCAAACGATTTTAATTTCCCGGAGGCACAGTCCTCAGTTCTTATCATAGTGGATTGCAACACTATTGAACGAACTGGCCTAAAGGACGTAAAATTTAAAAAAACACTGGTAATAGACCATCACCTGATGGGAGACTTAGACTATGAAACGGTAACTGAAGCAACTCCGGCTGATGCTGACACTAATCACTTTAGCGATGCTCACTGGATAGTGTCCAAAAGTCCGGCAACAGGGCTTCTTATATACTATTTACTCGATGCTCTTTCAGTTAAGATAACGGAATCCATGGCCGAAAACATGTACCTTGCTATCTCTTTTGACACAGGCACCTTTCGGTACTCAAACACGTCGGCTGACTCTCTTGTCGTCAGTGCCAAACTTATTGGCCTTGGCGTGAGTGCATCATACATAGCTGATAAACTTTATAATAACTGGTCAGAGGCCAAATTTCTGCTCTTTAAACAAATGATGTCCACAATTGAGGTTCACCTTGCTTCAGTGTCAGTAGCGGTAGTGACAGACAGTATGTTTAAGGAAACCGGCGCTTTGGGCGAGGACACTGAAAATTTTGTGAATTTCCCTTTAATGGTTGACTCGGTAAAGGTGTCGGTGTTTTTCAGAGAGTACAGTCCGCAGAAGTGGAAAGTGTCTCTTCGGTCGCAGGGCGGCATAAATGTGGCTGCAGTAGCAGGTAACTTTGGCGGTGGCGGACATAAAAACGCAGCCGGATACAGAATTTCCGGCACTCTTGATGAAATTAAAGGGATGTTGCTTGAAAAGTTGAAGAAAGCTCTGTAA
- the rbfA gene encoding 30S ribosome-binding factor RbfA: MHPFKRAQRVSGSLREDIAHVVLTKIKDPRLGFVTITDVSVAEDLKSARVFVSILKKENVEQSLKVLNSAAGFIRKEISKTLSMKVIPVLSFFEDKSMLYGSKIDKIFEKIHGDNHESTRESD; this comes from the coding sequence ATGCACCCTTTTAAGCGCGCTCAACGGGTGTCAGGGTCACTGCGTGAAGACATTGCCCATGTGGTTCTGACAAAAATAAAGGACCCCAGGCTTGGCTTTGTAACTATTACCGATGTCTCAGTGGCCGAAGACCTGAAGTCGGCAAGGGTGTTTGTCAGCATTCTTAAAAAGGAGAATGTTGAACAAAGTCTTAAGGTATTAAACTCAGCTGCAGGGTTTATAAGAAAAGAGATATCAAAAACCCTGAGTATGAAAGTTATACCGGTGTTGAGCTTTTTTGAGGATAAATCCATGCTGTATGGATCCAAAATAGATAAAATATTTGAAAAAATACACGGAGATAATCATGAATCCACCAGAGAATCTGATTAA
- a CDS encoding DUF503 domain-containing protein — MVVGVLKMDLYLPDSGSLKSKRFVVKSLKDRLRNKFNVSVAEDGNDLWQRASLYCACISNDVKQIHITLESVKNLTEKQPMAELLDYSVEIN, encoded by the coding sequence TTGGTAGTTGGTGTTTTAAAAATGGATTTATACTTACCGGACTCCGGTTCGTTAAAGTCCAAGAGGTTTGTGGTTAAATCTCTGAAGGACAGGCTTAGAAACAAGTTTAATGTATCGGTTGCTGAGGACGGCAATGACTTATGGCAAAGGGCATCTCTATACTGCGCCTGCATATCAAACGATGTAAAGCAAATACACATCACGCTGGAGAGTGTTAAGAATTTGACGGAAAAACAACCCATGGCGGAACTACTGGACTATTCGGTGGAGATAAATTAA